A single window of Nitrospiraceae bacterium DNA harbors:
- a CDS encoding magnesium transporter, translating into MGIGAGCIGYTWGGMVMGVGAGLAIVAAVVVSNLLGVLFPVHFTKLDIDPAVANSPMVTSTTDVTSLILYFSVVRLVFDRLQGVGLKWSHRR; encoded by the coding sequence ATGGGAATCGGTGCTGGTTGTATCGGTTATACATGGGGAGGGATGGTTATGGGCGTAGGTGCAGGATTAGCAATAGTTGCAGCCGTTGTGGTCTCCAATCTCCTCGGGGTATTATTTCCTGTCCACTTCACCAAATTAGATATCGATCCTGCCGTCGCCAATAGTCCCATGGTCACATCTACCACGGATGTGACGAGCCTTATCCTGTATTTTTCTGTTGTCCGGTTGGTGTTCGATAGACTGCAAGGAGTGGGCCTGAAATGGTCGCACCGTCGCTGA
- a CDS encoding magnesium transporter has product MEISTVQELIAQEKWSELRELLNGLPLPEAAEALAHTPKPVRVRIFSSLSRHDSGELFSYLTPQIQASLWTELTDREAGELLAQLRPDDRTGILEELPPHTISRLLNLLGPEDRQEAQQLLGI; this is encoded by the coding sequence ATGGAGATATCTACGGTACAGGAGTTGATTGCACAAGAAAAGTGGTCGGAATTGCGAGAGCTGTTGAACGGCCTTCCGCTTCCCGAAGCAGCTGAGGCCCTGGCGCATACTCCCAAACCAGTGCGCGTCCGCATATTCAGCTCTCTGTCTCGTCATGATTCCGGCGAGCTGTTTTCATACCTGACACCCCAAATTCAAGCTTCGTTATGGACTGAACTCACCGACAGGGAAGCGGGTGAATTGTTAGCACAACTGAGGCCTGACGATCGGACAGGGATATTAGAGGAATTGCCTCCCCACACAATTAGCCGGTTACTCAACCTTTTAGGTCCTGAAGACCGGCAGGAAGCACAACAGCTTTTGGGTATCTGA